One window of Centropristis striata isolate RG_2023a ecotype Rhode Island chromosome 21, C.striata_1.0, whole genome shotgun sequence genomic DNA carries:
- the znf281b gene encoding zinc finger protein 281b — translation MSIIQDKLGNEFLRNGGMDPNFAPGMLMFSHLPPVTSFTRLASQSVMGELPQEMILKKERDSPPEHQGANAVNTGGFLHSMGIKQERLSELDYRMPLYGGGGGVSLNCAGGGAGKSGTDMPDMSFGNHHQNHQNMLLHDLSLSNVRSLGEPQMPGRPGKEPKESSGRRGRRSNGDGQGGKARRKRNDAAKAMMLDADGACLSPNSKPHICEHCNAAFRSSYHLRRHVLIHTGERPFRCSQCNMSFIQKYLLQRHEKIHSGEKPFSCDQCNMRFIQKYHMERHKRTHSGEKPYRCDTCQQFFSRTDRLLKHKRTCGEAIKKGLDPSMLELSEAELGQGSYSLTQGNSTTSGRKRAKSKNGEGGERKRKKNASASAASSSGGMARDLGLQDFSMEHPSGSGPNMQGRTPKLVFKKAGRKGLDKGLLSLEDSIDGQKRLDQKPGSMDHVEVSGLDNMGLLQGAGGNKQGPTTSSNYDDAMQFVKKRRYLHAVNNDYGAGSLHMASQGSGVIQGSLGPEPTLAMLDSSPLELKHDKSGIPDEVLQSLLDHYSHKPEGTHHHHDVTFDLSDHPHHVDLQPAAPVTPELEDDSPNGGDKTAVMSEYSKFLLQALERTSHSGPFPSLGPTGPFPLMSSSSSPTGPLFSDKHVYATSPLDCGYPPAVSSPLPIVAPSSNSSSSSSKSHYGMLVGSPSQAGYHLSLEPTSHQQLTPSQELTEQLEKQHSPGTFNLPPQDLTVSAEGSKGQQPKAGGSAAPTNGSSYPDLSPLNPPKETTYQIENFAQAFGSQFKSGRRTPLSYGSDPGAEVDHRIRTPVSEFSGYTSLLADVSEPVSTGSKTQTSQSFR, via the exons ATGAGTATTATCCAAGACAAATTAGGCAATGAGTTTTTGCGTAACGGTGGCATGGATCCCAACTTTGCACCAGGTATGCTTATGTTTAGCCACCTGCCACCTGTCACCAGCTTTACACGGCTGGCCTCCCAGTCCGTTATGGGCGAGCTTCCTCAGGAGATGATCCTGAAGAAAGAGCGCGATTCGCCCCCAGAACACCAGGGCGCCAATGCTGTGAACACAGGGGGCTTCCTCCACAGCATGGGCATTAAACAGGAGCGGCTAAGTGAGCTGGATTACCGTATGCCCCTTTATGGCGGGGGCGGAGGAGTATCGTTGAACTGTGCTGGAGGGGGCGCGGGGAAGAGTGGTACGGACATGCCGGACATGTCTTTCGGCAACCACCACCAAAATCACCAGAACATGCTACTGCATGACCTCAGCCTGAGCAATGTCCGTTCCCTTGGAGAACCG CAAATGCCTGGAAGACCGGGTAAAGAGCCAAAAGAGTCCTCAGGTAGAAGAGGTCGGAGGAGCAATGGGGACGGGCAGGGAGGCAAAGCACGAAGGAAACGTAACGATGCTGCAAAG GCCATGATGTTGGATGCAGATGGAGCCTGCCTGTCCCCCAACTCAAAACCACATATCTGTGAGCACTGTAATGCTGCTTTCCGCAGCTCCTACCACTTGCGCAGGCATGTGCTCATACACACAG GTGAGAGGCCTTTCCGGTGTAGTCAGTGTAACATGAGCTTCATCCAGAAGTATCTGCTCCAGCGGCACGAGAAGATCCACAGTG GAGAGAAGCCTTTTAGCTGTGACCAGTGTAACATGCGCTTTATCCAGAAGTACCATATGGAgcgacacaaaaggacacacagTGGCGAGAAGCCATATCGCTGCGATACCTGCCAACAA TTTTTCTCAAGAACAGACCGGTTACTGAAGCACAAACGGACTTGTGGAGAAGCCATAAAGAAGGGCCTGGACCCAAGCATGCTGGAGCTCAGCGAGGCGGAGCTAGGCCAGGGCAGCTATTCACTCACTCAGGGAAACTCTACCACCTCCGGACGCAAGAGGGCCAAGTCCAAAAACGGTGAGGGCGGTGAGCGCAAGAGGAAGAAGAATGCCTCAGCATCAGCAGCTTCGTCCTCTGGGGGGATGGCCCGTGACCTGGGCCTTCAGGACTTCAGCATGGAGCACCCCTCAGGCTCTGGCCCCAACATGCAGGGACGTACTCCGAAATTGGTCTTTAAGAAAGCTGGCCGCAAGGGACTGGACAAGGGCCTCCTCTCTCTGGAAGACAGTATTGATGGACAAAAACGGTTGGACCAGAAGCCTGGCTCCATGGATCATGTGGAGGTTTCTGGTCTTGATAACATGGGTCTCCTCCAGGGAGCCGGAGGCAACAAGCAGGGGCCTACCACCAGCAGCAACTACGATGATGCAATGCAGTTTGTGAAAAAGCGGCGCTACCTCCATGCAGTTAACAATGACTATGGAGCCGGCTCACTGCACATGGCATCCCAGGGCAGTGGTGTGATCCAGGGCTCGCTGGGGCCGGAGCCCACTCTGGCCATGCTGGACTCTTCGCCTTTGGAACTCAAGCACGACAAGTCGGGCATTCCGGACGAGGTACTGCAAAGCTTGCTAGACCATTACAGCCATAAGCCAGAGGGGACACACCACCACCACGACGTGACTTTCGACCTGTCAGACCACCCACACCACGTAGACCTCCAGCCTGCAGCGCCCGTTACCCCTGAGCTGGAGGATGATTCTCCCAACGGTGGTGACAAGACAGCAGTGATGAGCGAGTACTCGAAGTTCCTCCTGCAGGCCCTGGAGCGTACCAGCCACAGTGGACCCTTCCCCAGTCTTGGCCCAACAGGGCCTTTCCCACTCATGTCCAGCAGCTCCAGTCCCACAGGGCCCTTGTTCTCAGACAAACACGTATACGCCACATCCCCGCTTGATTGTGGCTACCCGCCTGCTGTCTCCTCCCCACTCCCCATCGTCGCTCCTTCATCAaactcctcctcatcctcctccaaGTCCCACTATGGCATGCTTGTGGGCTCCCCCTCCCAGGCAGGCTACCACCTCAGCTTGGAACCTACCAGCCACCAGCAGCTGACTCCATCTCAGGAGCTGACCGAGCAGTTGGAGAAGCAGCACTCCCCCGGCACCTTCAACCTACCTCCCCAGGACCTGACTGTCTCGGCAGAGGGCTCCAAGGGGCAGCAGCCCAAGGCCGGAGGGAGCGCTGCACCCACCAACGGCTCCAGCTACCCAGACCTGTCCCCACTGAACCCCCCTAAAGAAACCACGTACCAGATCGAGAACTTCGCCCAGGCCTTTGGCTCCCAGTTCAAGTCAGGGCGGCGGACCCCTCTGAGCTATGGCAGTGATCCTGGGGCAGAGGTCGACCACCGAATACGGACTCCAGTGTCAGAATTCTCAGGGTATACCAGTTTGTTAGCTGACGTCAGTGAGCCAGTGAGTACAGGATCAAAAACCCAGACAAGCCAAAGTTTCAGATAA